A single genomic interval of Trichosurus vulpecula isolate mTriVul1 chromosome 6, mTriVul1.pri, whole genome shotgun sequence harbors:
- the C6H4orf17 gene encoding uncharacterized protein C4orf17 homolog: MNINFKSQPNPLIGHDTSCMTRNANCFLVRHTPHPRRVCHIKGLNNIPICAVNDESFFKALYDVSRLTAPDKDTPPLSKIIYANNTSSFRNPGSNKMKMPPRPNSEPCKQTKDFFGDCCDGILKIKKEELQGRSHISHPKANQGPTVSEHTNPKSEVRGKTICIPNYLDQEIKILSKLCEILQTDSLAELLTWLLHASVKEKEWVSALIHSELSEINLFKNREHIPQKRPGKEKEKSSSTAKALAKEEVSKVNRVPSQKLEKNKEPRQEAEGKSGLIKERSKLEEAIEEYFSKTKPPAKNLKIWERNYCPHLAAKATVARNQQGNSQYSQRPTNYNLLKF; encoded by the exons ATGAACATTAACTTCAAATCCCAGCCCAACCCATTAATTGGCCATGATACTTCTTGCATGACCAGAAATGCAAATTGTTTTCTAGTGAGACACACCCCCCATCCCCGGAGAGTCTGTCACATTAAAG GTTTAAACAACATACCTATCTGTGCTGTGAATGACGAGAGCTTCTTTAAAGCACTGTACGATGTTAGCCGCTTGACCGCCCCAGATAAGGACACACCACCACTCAGCAAAATCATCTATGCCAACAACACCAGCTCTTTCCGTAACCCAgggtcaaataaaatgaaaatgcccCCTCGGCCTAATTCTG AGCCctgtaaacaaacaaaagacttcTTTGGTGATTGCTGTGATGgtattttaaagattaaaaag GAAGAGCTTCAGGGCAGAAGTCACATTTCTCACCCAAAGGCAAACCAAGGTCCTACGGTCTCTGAACACACTAATCCCAAGAGTGAAGTGAGAGGGAAGACAATTTGCATACCAAACTACCTGGATCAGGAAATCAAA ATTCTGTCCAAGCTGTGTGAAATTCTACAAACAGACTCCCTGGCAGAACTCCTCACGTGGCTACTCCATGCAAGTGTGAAAG AAAAAGAATGGGTATCAGCTTTGATCCATTCAGAGCTCTCTGAGATCAACTTGTTTAAAAACCGGGAGCACATTCCCCAAaagagacctggaaaagagaaagaaaaatcttcTTCCACTGCCAAAGCCCTAGCCAAGGAAGAGGTGTCTAAAGTCAACAG AGTTCCAagccaaaaactggaaaaaaataaagaaccaaGACAAG AGGCTGAGGGTAAGTCTGGATTGATTAAAGAAAGAAGCAAACTTGAAGAGGCCATTGAAGAATATTTCAGCAAAACAAAGCCTCCTGCGAAGAATCTGAAGATTTGGGAGAGAAATTACTGCCCTCACTTAGCAGCAAAAGCAACAGTGGCAAGAAATCAACAAGGGAACAGCCAATATTCCCAAAGACCCACTAATTACAatcttttaaagttttaa